The Chryseolinea soli nucleotide sequence TTAAACAGGCCATCACTCTTCAATCCCCAGATCTCGCCCAGTCGTTGTCCCTCATAGAATTGCGTGAGGTTCTTGTTGGGGTTGTCAAACCGGGTAACGTACGAGCGGTTGTCCGACAAGATGAATCTGGCGTTGAAGTGGAACGGCTTTGCCGCTACCGAAAACTCGTCGTCATAGGCCAGGGACATTTCCCAGCCCTGCGTTTTCAGGTCTGCTGCATTTTCGAGCGGCGGGTTTGCTCCAAAAACACCGGGAAGGGTTTTTCCAGGCATGAGCATGTCTTTGGTGTCGCGTCGGTAGATATCAAACGTCGCGCTGATGCGTTGCTGGAGGAAGCCCAGGTCGATACCAAGATTTCGGGTATAGACTTTCTCCCAGGTATAGTTGGACGATACTGGTGCAGGTGCCGAGATCATCGTCGGGCGGGCGCCGTCGAAAAGGTAGCTGGCGGTGCCGGCGTACATCAATTCGCGATATCCATATTCTCCCACACCGGATTGATTTCCCAGCGCGCCGTAGGATCCACGCACCTTGAAGGCGTTCACTACACCTGACAACGGTTCCCAGAAACTTTCTTTATCCAGCCTCCAGGCAGCAGAAGCCGACGGGAAAAATCCAAAGCGTTTGTCCTTTGGGAACTTGGACGAGCCATCATAGCGTCCGTCCAATTCCACGATGTAACGATCGTTGTAGATATAATTCAGGCGGTAGAAAGCTCCCCGGATAGACCAACTCTTGATTCGCTCGCCAACGGTAGGTATGCCGGTAGCCAGCTGTGGTGTGGGGAGTGCAGTGGAGATCACCCCGGTCCGGGCCATCGTCGTCGTTCCGAGATTACTGAATTCCTGGTTGTATCCAACAATGGCATTGAAGTAATGACGGCTCAAGGTCTTTTCGAACGTAGCATATGTGTTCGATACATAATAGCTATAGAAGGCAGCGGACCGGTAGGCGGTGTTGCTGCCTTGCGTACGGATGTCGCCGGGACCGTATCCGATGTCATATTTCCGTTGATAGCTTGTGGAGTCGGTGTTGTCGCGGCGCACGGTGAAATCAGAGTTGATGCGCAGCATTCGGTTAAAGAATGAAAGCTCCCCGCTGAACGTGCTTTGAAGCATATTTATTTTATTGTTGGTCTGGCCGCCGTTGGTGAGCTGCGCGCCGAGGTATCCAACATCGTTGTTCGCCCAGGTCCCATCGGGGTTTTTGTCCCAGCTGGTGGGGGTAAGATTGTAAAGGTTTTGGAGGTCCATATAGAAAGGCTTCACCCGGTCGGTGAAGGCCACCGAGGTGTTGTTGCCGATTGAAAGCCACTTATAGGGTTTGAAATTTATTTTTCCCCGGAACGAGTAACGATCAAATTTGTCTTTGGCCAGTTTGAGGGCTCCGTTTTGAGAATCGTATGACCCGGAAAGATAATAAGACGTGTTGCCCGCCTTGCCGGATAACGACAGGTTTTGACGTTGCGACACGGTGGGATTGTCGAGGTAGTATTTTGTCCAGTCGCGATTCCCCATGTATTGCCATTGGGTGTTGTCGTTTGGATTGAGCCGCACGGGCGCGCTGGAGTTTGGATCGTCAGAGCGTTCTTTTGCCCATTGGTATTGCTCTGCCGTATAATTGACATAATCCCAAGGCGTGTTGTCCGTTGACGTTTCCTGCAACCGCATATAGATGTAGGGATCGGTTATTTTATTGGGAAGGATGGTGGGTTTGCTCCATGAAAAATTGTTCGTGTAGTTCACCTGGATACCATCTTGTGTGCCGGTTTTGGTCGTGATCAGGATCACACCATACGCTGCCCGGGCGCCGTAGATCGCCGCCGACGAAGCATCCTTCAAGACGGAAATGCTCTTAATGTCTGCCGGGGCAATAAAGTTGAGATCTTTGGGATCCATAGGCACATTGTCCACCAGGACCAGGGGCTGTCCGTTAGCACTCAGGGAGGTGATGCCCCGGATATTAATGTTGGGTGTACCGCCTGGCTCGCCACTCAGAAAATCGACGTTGAGGCCGGCCACCGCTCCTTGTAGGCCCTGACCGACATTCGTAATGGGTCGAGCCTCCAGCACTTTCCCTTCGATCGCATCGACGGCGCCGGAAAGATTCGCTTTCTTCTGCTCTCCAAAGCCGACGACCACCACTTCCGCCAGGGAGGTCGTGTTCACTTTGAGCGGAACATTGATCATCGTTTGGCCGCCGACAGGTATTTCTTCCGTCAGGTAACCAATGAAGGAGACCACCAGCACGTCGTTGGCTCCGGCTTCCAGCGAAAACTTCCCATCCACATCGGTAATCGTGCCCTGGGTGGTTGACTTGATCAAAATATTGGCCCCTACGATAGGGGTACCGTCAGCGGCGTCGGTGATCGTGCCCTGAACGCGTGCGCTTTGTGCCATAACCGGGAACGACGCAATGACCATGAGCACCATGCACACGGTCATCACTCTTGTCGCGGTTAGCATCTGATTGTAGAAATGATCCATAATTTGGGTTTTGGTTGAGTTTGATAGGTTAGATCCAAATGGGTATTCAAATGTATCGTTTCAAAATAGATTGAATGACCATTCAATTAAATTTAACAGATTCTTCATATTGGAACAAATTCATTTAATTTACTTTGACAAAAGTTTAATACATGGGAAGAATAAGCCTCAAAGACACCCGCCAGAAAGAAATTATCCTGGCATTTTATACCGTTGCGAAAAAAATAGGACTCGAAAATGCCTCGATTGCCAAGGTGGCCGACCATATGGACATCAATCCCAGCCTGATCGTACACTATTTTAAAACCAGGGAAGCGTTGTTTTCCGGACTCATTGACTTCATTTTGGAGCAATACAGCGACATTTACAAAACAAACGGGCAGGACTATACCAATGCCCGCGAACTGAAACAGCTCATCGACAACCTATTTTCAAGAAAATGGAACAAGCTTTTTGACGACAGCGTGTTTTACAGTTGTTATGCGCTGGTCTACAGGGACAAGAAAATACGATCGGCCTTCAAAGCCCTGCACGATTCCCTCCGCAAGCTGCTGACGGACGCCCTGCAAAAGGCCAATAAAAACGGTGTGATCAGCATCCGCAACGAAAAAGAAACGGTAGAGATAATTTTTGCGCTCATGGAAGGAGCCTATTACTACCTGGGCATGATAGATTCCAAAACAGACTATACCCGCAAACTCAACATGCTGAAAAAACATGCGCTTCTGCAGTTGGGATTGTAGCGGCAGTATATGAAATCAAGTTGAACCACCTTTCTTCGCTCGCTGAAGCTTTAGCGAAAGCTGGGCGGCTTAATATATTATAGAGCACGTCAGCGCTCTTTATTAATTATACACTTTCTGTTTATCGCTTGATTTTCAAAATACGAAGGATAGAAAGACTCGCGATCACCACCCAAATGACATTGACAAACAGGTTGGGCGTATCGGATTTATGATAGGAAAGGACGACCAGGCAAATGCCTCCAAAAGCATTCAACGCGTGATAATTTATCCGGTCGGGCTTCATTTTGCCCAAACTCAATAAACCATAAGCAACAACATAGGCCACTACGCCGGCCCACCCGATAATTTCTATCATTACGCTATGTAGAAGAGCCGTTTAAAAAAATAATCATTCAATAATTGCGGATGCTTTTGGGTGTCCTAACTAATTTTCAATTTTGAACAGTTATTCAATATATTACGATTTACAAAAATTACGCATATCCCTTTTATGATAAAAGTTAAATTTCTGTTATCTATTCTGTGTTTTCACCTGGTCGTTTTAGGACACGCGCAACGCAAGGCGGTTTTTATTATTCTTGACGGCATACCGGCGGACGTGATCGAAAAAGTTGAAACGCCCGTGCTCGATGAAATTTCCTCCAAAACGGGGTACACACACGCATACCTTGGCGGCGAAAAAGATGGCTACAGCCAATCGCCCACCATTTCGGCCGTGGGCTACAACCACGTGCTCACCGGCGTTTGGACGAACAAACACAATGTTTGGGACAACGACATTGAAGCGCCGAACTATCACTACTGGAATATTTTCCGCATCGCCAAAGCATCCAACCCGAATGTAAAGACCGCCGTGTTCTCTTCGTGGACCGACAACCGCACCAAACTGGTTGGTGAAAACTTGCCGGCAGCCGGCGGCGTGAAACTGGATTATTCCTACGATGGATTGGAATTGGATACCGTGCGTTTCCCCCACACCAAAGACGCGAAGCACATGTCCGATATCGACGAAGCCATATCGACCGAAGCCGGAAAATACATTCTCGAAAACGGGCCGGACCTCTCGTGGGTGTACCTGGAGTTCACCGACGACATGGGCCACATGTACGGCGACAGTCCCTCGTTTTATGATGCCGTGAAAAAAGCCGACGCGCGCGTCGGTAAAGTATGGAACGCCATAAAAGAACGCGAACGAAAATTTGGCGAAGAGTGGATGATCGTCATCACCACCGACCACGGCCGCGGCGCAAAAACCGGCAAAGATCATGGTGGCCAAAGCGATCGCGAACGCACCACCTGGATCGTCACAAATGGCAAACCGCTAAATGCCCGCTTCCACCAGACACCTGGCGCGGTCGACATCGCGCCTTCCATTCTTACGTTTATGAATCTCTCTATTCCGGAGGATATTAAAAAGGAGATCGACGGTGTGTCTTTTATCGGCGATGTGTCGGTCAGCAATCTGAAAGCCATTCGCACCGGCGACAAGGTCGAACTGAGCTGGAGCGTACTCAATCCAACCGGTGAAGTGGAAATTCAGCTCGCGACAACGAATAATTTTGCAAAAGGAGGGATCGATACCTACACTACTCTGGGGAAAGCGCCGGTCAAGGCAGGTAAATACACGTTCAACCTTCCTGCGCCGGCATCAGCCGATGTCTACAAAATATTGATCAAGGCCCCTTTTAACATGACCAATACCTGGGTTGTGAAAAAGGATCTCAAGAAACGCAAAAGCTGACGTCAAAACCGGAGGATCCCGCGTGTGTTGGCTTCACATGATTTGAGGAAGCAAACGCGCGCGGGTAACAGCCGGTTAGAAATACGAGGAAAATCCAAATTGGAAGCCGGCGGTTTTTGAAGCGGGGTTGCCCAGGATGTCGACTTGCCAATTGTAGCGATAGTTCAGACGGATCACCGTTTGTGATGTGGGCCTCCAACTGATCCCCGGCACGATGGAAAAGAAATCTTCCCGGATGTTGCCACCGGTTTCCATGAACGTGCCTTTGTTCCAATCCACATACTCGATCCGGAGAGCGGCGTTGACAACCGATCTTTCAAACCCGAGCAAACTTCCTTTTCGGATCGGTTGAACCACGTCCATATATCCACCCACCTGACGTTTGCCATATTGCTGGCTATAGGAATCGGGAACGTCAACATGAACAAAGGCCCACTCGGCTCGGATGTAGGTGTTTGTCACCGGCACCGTGGAGGTGAAATCGACGGCCCAGGTGTCCACTCTTCTTTTCTTGTCGATGATCAGGCCGTCTTCCTGGAATTTATTATAGACTCCGCCCATATAGGAAAGACCGAGTTCGCCGATTCGCTTGTTGCGCAGCGCGACCTTGGCGGTGATCAGCGGCTCACCGTTAAAGCTTTCTTCAAACCGGTCGGCGTTCAGTTTTGTGGCAGGAAGGAACGTTTTATTTTCCGCGTTGCTGATGATCTTGTCGTCAAAGCCGTTGGTGAGATACACTTCATAGGCATAGACCCAGTCCTTCTTGTACAACTTCCCGTAAAGACCAAACCCCACGTTGCTCCACGTGGCCGGCAGCATTTGTGTGGCAGAAATAGGTCGGTCAATAAATTCCCATTTGGGGCCGTCATGGTTTTGGTTGAACGCCCCGATGGGGTTCATGATCACCCCACCGCGAAGATTGAGCAAGGGATGGAATTCAAAATCGACGGAAGCAAATTCAATGTTGATTTCCTTTGTGCCGTCTTCGAATTCAATTTCAGACAAGAATTTTATTCGTCGGTAGATGCTGGAGGCAATAAACAATGTCAACCGGCGCATCTGAAATTGGTGTCCTTCCGAAACGCCATCGGTCCCGAGGTGTTGCCAGTTTGCTTCCACGTATCCGCCCACGGCAACCGGCAATTTGCCCACCGAGAGGAACGGCCGGTTGTAGACCGCGTCCATGTTGAGGAGCAATTTCGTAGTGTCCTTTGGAGCACGTCGCAGCAGCGTGGAATCGATCTGGCCGCTCGCGCGAAAGGTTAACAGCAACAAAACAAGTATACCGAAGAGTAAAGGTCTTTTCATGATTGTCGTAGGTCTATTTTGATCTTGCCATCACCCACCGTGACCGGGAATGATCTTAAATTTTTCTCCGCAGGCCCCTGGCTCACCGTGCCCTTGTTGTTGAATTCACTGCCGTGACTGGGGCAATGCAAATGATCGCCCGAGGCTTGCAGTTCGGAACCCTGGTGCGTGCACTTCATCCACAAGGCGCTGTATTCATTTTCCGAAAAGCGGTACACGTAGATGGGAAACTCCAGCGTATCGTTTTGCACCAGGATATAGGGGCGTATAACGGTCTGCTCTTTTTTGAGATAGCTGAATTCAGAAAGTGGCACAACGATCCCATTGGCTTCGACGGTGCCCGTGGCGTAGTGTGTACTCTGGCAGTTTGTTAAGACCAGGGGAGCGAGGCTGCCGCCGAGACAACCCAGGCAGGTTTGCCGGATAAATTTTCTTCTGTTCATACTATTGCCCCTACAGGTTTTCGAGGAATTGAATCAATTTGGTTTTGTCATCGTCAGAAAGATTCACATACCGCTCTCTCGCTTGCGTGGCCTCTCCGCCATGCAATCGGATGGCATCTTGAATACTTCCTGCGCGTCCATCGTGTAGGAGGAAATATTTTCCGCCTTGCGAATTTTTTGAAAGCCCCAAGCCCCACAGCGGGGGCGTTCGCCATTCGTAGGTTTTTGCTGATCCTTCCGTATAGCCATCGTCTAACTCCGGACCCATATCGTGTAGCAACAAGTCGCTATAGGGTGCAAATACTTTATGGGCCAATGCGTTGATGGAAGAATTTCCCGTTTTCATTTCGGGCCGGTGGCATTTGGCGCAGCCCGTGGTGTTGAAGATCTGCGCGCCCGAAACGAGTTCGTCCTTTTGTCCGCGGGCAATGGGCGCTTTTAGGGTCTTCAGATAGAACACCACGTCGTTGACTCTTTGGTTGGGAATTTCGGGGTCGATCTCCAGTCCCGAATAAGTGTCGTAAGGTTCGTAGGTTGTGGTGATGCCGATGTCTTGATTATAAGCCGTCACAGTTTGTTGAAGGAGATCGTAGGTGGCGCCCTTTTTGCCAAAGCGGCCGATATACTTTTCGTCCTTTTCGACACTGCCTTCACGGGGCGTAACATATCCTTTTAATGCGATCCAGTTGGCCACGCCGCTGATGCCATCACCATCCTGGTCGTCAGGGTCGGCCCAGCTGAGGATCTCTTCGTCGGCCACCGCATCGATGAAGCCCAGGCCTGTGTTGGCGGGCGGTGTAAATTTTGAGAAGGGAGCACCAGCAGGAATGTTTTCAGGGGCATACCCCGGGAGGGCCCGGTGCTGCAATTGGGGACCGCCCATATTTAAAAAGAGATTGCCTCTTTCGTCGCTTTGGCCAAACCGGGTGAGGGTGGTGAAGGGATGACCTTTGCCATCGCCCGCATGACAACTGCCGCATGACGTGGCGACAAACAAGGGCCCTAAACCATTTTCGGAAGTGAAAATGTCGTTGTTGAAGGCTGCATCGCCGTTCAGAAAATGCTGATTCTCAGCCGCAGACAGTCCTTCCACGGGACCGTCCAAAAGGGAATCGCTTTCGCGTGCGCCGGGCTCGAATTCGGAGCAGGCCGCGCCCAGTATCAAAAATGCAAAAAGGCTCGGCCGGGAAAATATTCGGGTATTCATCGAACAAAAGTACGAATGTTAGAATTAAAATGTTAGATGAATCTAATAAAATAAATTTAATATTCTTACCCAGAAATTGCGATTTTTGACATAAATCGAGGCTATGGGGTCATTAACGGAAGAAAACTATATCAAATCGATCTACTCCTTATCCGGCGAAACCGGCGAAGTTTCGTTTACTGACCTCGCCCGGAAACTGGAAGTAAAACTTCCCACGGTCAACAGCATGGTAAAAAAGCTGGCCGTCAAAAAGATGATCGTTTATGCTCCCTATAAAGGCGTGAAGCTCACCGAAAAGGGAAAAAAAGAAGCGCTGTCGATCATTCGAAAACACCGCCTGGCCGAGTTGTTCCTCGTGAAAGTGATGGGATTGGGATGGGAAGAAGTGCACGACATCGCCGAGCAACTGGAGCACGTGGACTCACCGCGCTTTTATGACCGGATGGATGAATTGTTGAACTTCCCCAAAGCCGATCCCCACGGCGAGCCCATCCCGGATACGGATGGAAAACTCCCTGCAAAAAAACACATCGCCCTGAGCGAAGTCGCGGAAGGAAAAACCGTAAAGATCATCGCCGTGTCGGTCGATGAAAAACCTTTCCTGGATCTCCTCAATATCAAACGCATCCACATCGGCGACACCATCACCATCCAAAAGCGCGAACCCTTCGACGGGTCCCTCGCGATCCTGAAAGCCGGCCACGAGATCATCCTAAGCCAGCAGGTAACGGAGCGGCTGTTTGTCGAATGACATGGCGGGCTCCGGATCCATCCGCGTAGTTGCGGTTAACTTTCCTTAAAAAAGGATTATCTTTAATCATGCTCATCACCTGGCGGTCCCTATGGCCGGTTAGCTGTAGTCATCCGTCTAAATGAAATAGTATATATGTCCGATTTCTTCCAGTGGTTGCCCGGATTCTTCGTTGTCGTTGACGCGAATTTCAAGATCGTGTCGGCCAATAAGTCTTTCGTGGAGCATGTCTCGCAGGCTCAGGGAAACATCATCGGCAAAGAAATATTTACGGTGTTCAACGCCCCGCAGCCCGTGCTGCAGGCCGCGTTAGACAGTGTTCTGATCCATAAACAACCGGGCCCCCCGTTGCTTTTTGCCGACGCCGACAAAACGGTCAGGATCGAATGCACACCCGTACTCGAGGGCGCAGGGAATCCCTTCATCATTCTGAAGGTAGAGTACATCCCCGGCATCGTTCAACCCGCAACCGATCCTCACGATCTTTTCGTTACCCTGTTCGAATACAATCCCGCCGCCCTGGCGATTTCACGTTTGCACGACGCCAAGATCATCAATGTGAACGAGTCGTTATTGCGACTGCTCGAGTTTTCCGGCAAGGCCGAGGTGGTTGGCAAGACCTCTGAAAGTTTGAACCTGATGGACAACCCGGAACAACGAAACGAGATCATCCGTCAGTTGAAAGAAAATAAGAAGGTGATGAATACGGAAGGCAGTCTCCGTACGCGGAAGGGAAATGTGAAATGGACGTCGCTGTCGCTGCTGTTGGTGAACCTGAACGACGAACCCTGTTTGATGGCCGTCATGATCGACATCACGGAAAGAAAAATCGCGGAGGACAAATTAAAACGCATCAATGCCGATTTGGAGGAACTGGTCACGGAACGGTCGAAAAAAATGATCGAAACGGAGCTTGAATATCGCTCGGTCATCGAGCAGGCAACGGATGGTATTTTTATTTCCGACGCCAAAGGAAAATACATCGATGTCAACCCCAGTGCCTGTGCGCTGCTGGGGTATACCAAGGAAGAGTTCCTGGAAATGACCACGCAAGATGTGCTTCAACCGGAAGAAGCGAGACGCAACCCTCCAAAGTTTGCCGAATTGCTGAATGGCCAAAAGATCTTGAGCCGGCGGAACCTGATCCGGAAAGACGGTTCTGTCGTTCCCGTCGAGATCAGTGCACGGATGCTCACCAACGGTCGCATGTTGGGGATGGTGCGCGACGTCACCGAACGCCAGCGGGAGGAAGAAGCCATCCAAAGCATGAACACCGCCCTGGAGGAAAAAGTGAAGGAGCGGACGGCCGCGTTGGAGCGGAAGGTGATGGAATTAAAAGAGAGTGAAGATAAATTCGAAAAGGCGTTCAAGGCGAGCTCTGCCGGCATCACCATCACCCGGCTTTCGGATTCGCGGTACGTGGAAGCCAACGATGCTTTTTTGCAAATGGTCGGTTGCTCCCGGGAAGAGGTGCTTCATCACAGCTCCACCGAGCTGGGGTTGATCGTGGATATAAAACAGCGGGAGGAGGTTTTGAAGGCTTTGATCCGCGACGGTTCTTTCAAGCATATGGAGATGACCATAAAACGAAGAACGGGCGAATTGGTGGAGATCTTGTCATCCATCGAAACCATTCAGCACGGCGGAGAGAAGTTTGCCATCAACATCATCTACGACATAACCGAACTCAAACACGCCCAACAGAAACTGGAGATCGCGAACCGGGAGTTGGAAGCGTTCACCTATTCTGTTTCCCACGACTTGCGCGCGCCGCTCCGGGCCATCATCGGCTATTCGGAAATATTGAAGGAAGATTTTGATCCTGTTCTGAACGACGAAGGAAAGAAACAGCTCAACCGGATCCAGGACAACGCCTCCAAAATGGGGCGTTTGATCGATGACCTCCTGGCGTTCTCCAAGCTCGGCAAACAGGAACTGGCCAAAGCACAGATCCAAACCGCCGCGCTGGTCGAAAAGAATATCCACGACCTCGTTGCGTCAACCCAAACCAACGCCGAGATCATCGTGGAAACGCTGGAGCCTTCTTTTGGCGACCTGTCGATGCTGAACCAGGTGTGGCAAAACCTGATTTCCAATGCCATTAAATATTCTTCAAAAAAAGAAAACCCCGTCATCCGCATCGGTTCTTTTTCCGAGGGACATGAGGTGGTTTATTACATCAAAGACAACGGCTCGGGCTTTAATATGGATTATGGTCACAAACTGTTTGGCGTTTTCCAGCGCCTGCACAAGTCCACCGAGTTTGAAGGAACCGGCGTGGGGCTGGCCTTGACAAAAAGAATCGTCGACAAACATGGTGGCCGCATTTGGGCCGAAGGAAAAGACGGGGAGGGGGCTACGTTCTTTTTTTCCCTTCCCCCGATGCCAGCGGATTAAAGAAAGAATGGCAAACGTCCATCCATAAAATTGCAAGGGATGCCAAAAAAAATAGACTATACCGCCACAGCGCAGCGAATTTTCGCCCAATTCCCCTTCCTCACTTTTCTGAGCATTCAAATAAATTTCTGGATCATCGCCAACGTTCTCCTGGGGACGATCATGCACCTGCAAACCCGTTCGGTTGGCGAAACCTTTCATTTGACCGGATTAGGTCGGCTGACCCCGGTGCTCATGGTTTGTGTCACGATAGGGATTTTGAATGGTGTGTGCCTTGGATCGGCCGACTATTATTTTGACAGGAAAATGGCCAGGAAGCAATCGCTGGGACGGCTCCTCCTTTTAAAGACCGTCATATCCGTCAGCGTTTTACTTCTCTTTTTTGCGCTCCTTCGATTTGTGTTATTTGATTGGGTGCGCTCCCCGCAACTGGCTTCCGGCCTGAGTCCTAAGTCATGGGAATATATCTTTTATATCCTGGCGATCTATTATTTCTTTATGACCCTCCTGATCAACTTCATCAACCAGGTGAATAAGAAATATGGTCCAGGAGTATTGGTCCCCTTGCTGCTGGGAAAATATAGTATTCCGAAAGAAGAGGAGCGGATCTTTATGTTCATGGATTTGAAATCCTCCACGTCCATTGCAGAAAAATTGGGTCACATAAAATACAGCGAATTCATCCGGGATAGTTTTATGGACATTAACCGGGAGCTGTTGCCCTATCGCGCAGAAGTTTACCAATATGTAGGCGATGAAATTGTGGTGACCTGGCGAGTGCCCGATGGACTAAGGGACTTTTGCTGTATACGATTTTTCTTTGCCAGCGAAAAACATTTTTTAGACAGAGCGGAATACTATACAACGAACTATGGTTTTCTCCCGCACTTCAAAGCGGGCCTGCACATGGGAAAGGTGACTGTCGTTGAAATTGGTGACATCAAAAGAGATATCGCTTACCATGGCGACACCTTGAACACCACGGCAAGGATCCAAAGTGTTTGTAACGAATACAACAAGAAATTTCTCATTTCAGAATACCTGCTGGAGAAAATTGACGTAAATCATCACCTTAAAACAGAAGCCTTGGGGATGATCCAATTAAGAGGTAAAACTTCGTCGATAGGAATAGCAAGCCTGGATTATGAAAGGATATAAAGAGATCATCCCGGATTGACCGGGATGATCTTCTCATATCGGAAGCATTCAGCAGGAGCTCTTTTCCGAGGCAGCATGTCTCGTGCTTCAAGATCACTCATATTTCAATTTGTCCACGGGATTGGCATTTGCCGTGCGGGCCGATTTTGTGCTCACAATCACTAATGCGATCACCAACACCAGGACTCCTGGCAAAACAAATCTCCACCACGACAGCGGGATGTGATAGGCAAAGTTGCTCAGCCAACTGTCGACCACATAATAAGCAACGGGTACCGCCAGTACAAAGGAGAGCGCCACCATCTGCACATACTCCCGCGAGAACATC carries:
- a CDS encoding SusC/RagA family TonB-linked outer membrane protein, with the protein product MDHFYNQMLTATRVMTVCMVLMVIASFPVMAQSARVQGTITDAADGTPIVGANILIKSTTQGTITDVDGKFSLEAGANDVLVVSFIGYLTEEIPVGGQTMINVPLKVNTTSLAEVVVVGFGEQKKANLSGAVDAIEGKVLEARPITNVGQGLQGAVAGLNVDFLSGEPGGTPNINIRGITSLSANGQPLVLVDNVPMDPKDLNFIAPADIKSISVLKDASSAAIYGARAAYGVILITTKTGTQDGIQVNYTNNFSWSKPTILPNKITDPYIYMRLQETSTDNTPWDYVNYTAEQYQWAKERSDDPNSSAPVRLNPNDNTQWQYMGNRDWTKYYLDNPTVSQRQNLSLSGKAGNTSYYLSGSYDSQNGALKLAKDKFDRYSFRGKINFKPYKWLSIGNNTSVAFTDRVKPFYMDLQNLYNLTPTSWDKNPDGTWANNDVGYLGAQLTNGGQTNNKINMLQSTFSGELSFFNRMLRINSDFTVRRDNTDSTSYQRKYDIGYGPGDIRTQGSNTAYRSAAFYSYYVSNTYATFEKTLSRHYFNAIVGYNQEFSNLGTTTMARTGVISTALPTPQLATGIPTVGERIKSWSIRGAFYRLNYIYNDRYIVELDGRYDGSSKFPKDKRFGFFPSASAAWRLDKESFWEPLSGVVNAFKVRGSYGALGNQSGVGEYGYRELMYAGTASYLFDGARPTMISAPAPVSSNYTWEKVYTRNLGIDLGFLQQRISATFDIYRRDTKDMLMPGKTLPGVFGANPPLENAADLKTQGWEMSLAYDDEFSVAAKPFHFNARFILSDNRSYVTRFDNPNKNLTQFYEGQRLGEIWGLKSDGLFKTQEEINNLDQTSIIPWGALNIVPGWPKYQDLDGDHTIQKGTTVNDPKDLSVIGNMLPRYRYGINLGGEWNGFDFRIFFQGVGKMDYYPLQYLYWGFYQQPYAGGYEHLLDFYRGADDSPTQMAQHSQSYINAGLAEANPDAKYPVLQAWLADRNLGERVDQSQGLAIPQTRYMLSAAYLRLKNLTIGYSIPRAVLERVHINRLRIYVSGENLTEWSALKKYFDPEAITDNVNKTNPSLSTSSGWGYAYPFQRRYSFGLELSF
- a CDS encoding CBU_0592 family membrane protein, encoding MIEIIGWAGVVAYVVAYGLLSLGKMKPDRINYHALNAFGGICLVVLSYHKSDTPNLFVNVIWVVIASLSILRILKIKR
- a CDS encoding TetR family transcriptional regulator, which produces MGRISLKDTRQKEIILAFYTVAKKIGLENASIAKVADHMDINPSLIVHYFKTREALFSGLIDFILEQYSDIYKTNGQDYTNARELKQLIDNLFSRKWNKLFDDSVFYSCYALVYRDKKIRSAFKALHDSLRKLLTDALQKANKNGVISIRNEKETVEIIFALMEGAYYYLGMIDSKTDYTRKLNMLKKHALLQLGL
- a CDS encoding metal-dependent transcriptional regulator, giving the protein MGSLTEENYIKSIYSLSGETGEVSFTDLARKLEVKLPTVNSMVKKLAVKKMIVYAPYKGVKLTEKGKKEALSIIRKHRLAELFLVKVMGLGWEEVHDIAEQLEHVDSPRFYDRMDELLNFPKADPHGEPIPDTDGKLPAKKHIALSEVAEGKTVKIIAVSVDEKPFLDLLNIKRIHIGDTITIQKREPFDGSLAILKAGHEIILSQQVTERLFVE
- a CDS encoding alkaline phosphatase family protein translates to MIKVKFLLSILCFHLVVLGHAQRKAVFIILDGIPADVIEKVETPVLDEISSKTGYTHAYLGGEKDGYSQSPTISAVGYNHVLTGVWTNKHNVWDNDIEAPNYHYWNIFRIAKASNPNVKTAVFSSWTDNRTKLVGENLPAAGGVKLDYSYDGLELDTVRFPHTKDAKHMSDIDEAISTEAGKYILENGPDLSWVYLEFTDDMGHMYGDSPSFYDAVKKADARVGKVWNAIKERERKFGEEWMIVITTDHGRGAKTGKDHGGQSDRERTTWIVTNGKPLNARFHQTPGAVDIAPSILTFMNLSIPEDIKKEIDGVSFIGDVSVSNLKAIRTGDKVELSWSVLNPTGEVEIQLATTNNFAKGGIDTYTTLGKAPVKAGKYTFNLPAPASADVYKILIKAPFNMTNTWVVKKDLKKRKS
- a CDS encoding di-heme oxidoredictase family protein — its product is MNTRIFSRPSLFAFLILGAACSEFEPGARESDSLLDGPVEGLSAAENQHFLNGDAAFNNDIFTSENGLGPLFVATSCGSCHAGDGKGHPFTTLTRFGQSDERGNLFLNMGGPQLQHRALPGYAPENIPAGAPFSKFTPPANTGLGFIDAVADEEILSWADPDDQDGDGISGVANWIALKGYVTPREGSVEKDEKYIGRFGKKGATYDLLQQTVTAYNQDIGITTTYEPYDTYSGLEIDPEIPNQRVNDVVFYLKTLKAPIARGQKDELVSGAQIFNTTGCAKCHRPEMKTGNSSINALAHKVFAPYSDLLLHDMGPELDDGYTEGSAKTYEWRTPPLWGLGLSKNSQGGKYFLLHDGRAGSIQDAIRLHGGEATQARERYVNLSDDDKTKLIQFLENL
- a CDS encoding ubiquinol-cytochrome c reductase iron-sulfur subunit, which codes for MNRRKFIRQTCLGCLGGSLAPLVLTNCQSTHYATGTVEANGIVVPLSEFSYLKKEQTVIRPYILVQNDTLEFPIYVYRFSENEYSALWMKCTHQGSELQASGDHLHCPSHGSEFNNKGTVSQGPAEKNLRSFPVTVGDGKIKIDLRQS